The Petrocella atlantisensis genome has a window encoding:
- a CDS encoding D-isomer specific 2-hydroxyacid dehydrogenase family protein, with translation MFKKLVAIEPISLMPSAQQKLHDYAKEVIMFDNMPKNNLEIIQRIGDADAVLLSYTTYIDKEVLDACPNIRYIGMCCSLYSAQSANVDIPTANAKNITVYGIRDYGDQGVVEYVISELVRYLHGFGDKQWKELPMEITDLKVGIVGLGTSGQMTAVALQALGADLYYYSRTRKPEEEARNIKYLPLKELLGTVDVVCSCLNKNVILFHEEQFESLGNNKIMFNTSIGPSHDVPALEKWLEKGGNEFFCDTLGALGDNTGKLLSHAHVNCMGVSSGRTKQAFDRLSEKVLDNIKLFLKNHDKTK, from the coding sequence ATGTTCAAAAAATTAGTTGCAATTGAACCCATTAGTTTGATGCCATCAGCACAGCAAAAACTACATGATTATGCCAAAGAAGTCATCATGTTTGATAATATGCCTAAGAACAACCTAGAAATCATTCAACGAATTGGCGATGCGGATGCCGTACTTCTTAGCTATACGACTTATATAGATAAGGAAGTGTTGGATGCTTGTCCTAATATCCGATATATTGGCATGTGTTGTAGTTTATATTCCGCCCAAAGTGCCAATGTGGACATTCCTACTGCCAATGCTAAAAATATTACGGTATATGGCATAAGGGATTATGGCGATCAGGGCGTTGTTGAATATGTAATTAGCGAACTTGTTAGATACCTACATGGTTTTGGTGATAAGCAATGGAAAGAGCTTCCTATGGAGATTACGGATTTAAAAGTCGGTATAGTTGGCCTTGGTACTTCTGGACAGATGACGGCTGTAGCACTTCAGGCACTGGGCGCAGATTTATATTATTATAGCCGTACACGTAAACCGGAAGAAGAAGCAAGAAATATTAAATATCTTCCATTGAAAGAATTATTAGGCACGGTTGATGTTGTTTGTTCCTGTTTGAATAAAAACGTCATTTTATTTCATGAAGAACAATTTGAATCACTTGGAAATAACAAAATAATGTTCAATACCTCTATAGGTCCATCCCATGACGTTCCTGCTCTTGAAAAATGGCTTGAAAAGGGTGGTAATGAATTTTTCTGTGATACATTAGGCGCACTAGGAGACAATACTGGCAAGTTGCTTTCCCATGCTCATGTCAATTGTATGGGCGTGTCCTCGGGAAGAACAAAGCAAGCCTTTGATCGTTTGAGTGAAAAGGTACTTGATAATATTAAGTTGTTTTTAAAGAATCACGATAAAACTAAATAA
- a CDS encoding SDR family NAD(P)-dependent oxidoreductase: protein MKILVTGGTNGMGKGVAKVLASLDNQEHEVIILCRSHELGEATIREFEADTKNMKTSFLICDLTKFRDVKKVITEIQSKHHYLDGIFINAGIGYAAKRIETEDGMDAHFQVNYLSQFMLTLNLLNLLEKSEMGGRIVFNVTERGEIFWDDMQMKNKWGFEDGIHQAMVAKRMFLQKLHRLYQNNHKVKVSFVGFQIHEVVWTNQINLVPKYMKIMATLMKFLGKFITTEKCGEIMAPLFCENQEKSMERSGKFISWRKNSFITLKEDEKVVDRELQDRLWDMSLELCGDHKTSQIAQSLSA from the coding sequence ATGAAAATATTAGTAACTGGTGGCACGAATGGCATGGGAAAAGGCGTCGCTAAAGTACTGGCGTCACTTGATAATCAAGAACATGAGGTGATTATACTATGTAGATCTCATGAACTTGGTGAAGCAACAATAAGAGAATTTGAAGCTGACACTAAGAATATGAAGACTTCCTTTTTAATATGTGACTTAACAAAATTTAGGGATGTTAAAAAAGTAATTACTGAGATTCAAAGTAAACATCATTATCTGGACGGGATTTTTATAAATGCAGGCATAGGTTATGCAGCAAAAAGGATAGAAACAGAGGATGGAATGGATGCACATTTCCAGGTCAATTATTTATCACAATTTATGTTAACTCTAAACCTCTTAAACTTATTAGAGAAATCAGAAATGGGTGGTAGAATTGTCTTTAATGTTACAGAAAGAGGGGAAATATTCTGGGACGACATGCAGATGAAAAATAAGTGGGGCTTTGAAGATGGCATACATCAAGCAATGGTAGCAAAACGTATGTTTTTGCAAAAACTCCATAGGTTGTATCAGAACAATCATAAAGTCAAGGTCTCCTTCGTTGGCTTTCAAATTCATGAAGTTGTGTGGACAAACCAAATCAACCTGGTTCCTAAATATATGAAAATAATGGCAACACTGATGAAATTCTTAGGAAAATTTATTACAACAGAAAAATGTGGTGAAATAATGGCACCACTATTCTGTGAGAACCAAGAAAAAAGTATGGAAAGATCAGGGAAATTCATATCATGGAGAAAAAACAGCTTTATTACGTTAAAAGAAGATGAAAAGGTGGTAGATAGGGAACTACAAGACAGGTTATGGGATATGAGTTTAGAATTGTGTGGTGACCACAAAACCAGTCAAATAGCTCAGTCACTTTCTGCCTAG
- a CDS encoding helix-turn-helix transcriptional regulator: protein MAKMKIKIDNNIRRLRFDHNEMTQQALAKKVGASRQTINNVESGKYYPSLELAFLIAEALGSNIEEVFTHEKDKVEQ, encoded by the coding sequence ATGGCTAAGATGAAAATTAAGATTGATAATAATATTAGGCGACTACGTTTTGATCATAACGAGATGACTCAACAGGCATTGGCCAAAAAGGTAGGCGCTTCAAGACAGACAATTAACAATGTTGAAAGTGGTAAATATTATCCTTCATTGGAGTTAGCATTTTTGATTGCTGAGGCACTTGGCTCTAATATTGAAGAGGTTTTCACACATGAGAAAGATAAGGTAGAGCAATGA
- a CDS encoding DUF6790 family protein, which yields MISGIMGHIIYADQVAQSIGWPLNSGFQMELAFATFGIGLIGFMGFWIRSFWLPYIITRSTFLWGAGITHVLHMIESQNFSPSNTGIVVYWDFILPIVLIVLYLKVAKERKQADI from the coding sequence ATGATTAGTGGTATTATGGGTCATATCATCTATGCAGATCAAGTGGCACAATCCATCGGGTGGCCATTAAATAGTGGGTTTCAGATGGAACTAGCCTTTGCTACTTTTGGGATTGGGCTTATAGGGTTTATGGGGTTTTGGATACGCTCATTTTGGCTGCCTTATATTATAACAAGATCAACCTTTTTGTGGGGGGCAGGTATAACACATGTTTTGCACATGATTGAAAGTCAAAACTTCTCACCAAGTAATACAGGCATTGTTGTCTATTGGGACTTTATCTTGCCAATTGTATTAATTGTGCTCTACCTCAAAGTGGCAAAGGAAAGAAAGCAAGCCGACATTTAG
- a CDS encoding ISLre2 family transposase, with the protein MHISIQQFMEIGIKKIEKVVESFINDDQMNIGEFVLELGKPLQELQREIIAETIEGIDEVYRKSAYRTSHYVVERARVPNSFTSTCGEIKYKRTYFKSKETGEFIFLADKACGITKNMRKSEDVVIEAIKHVVDTSYRISGEHATHTEDIISKQAVMKEVHSLEIPALIPFVKKKRQVKVLYINADEDHVSLQFNNKKGDLKVGENGYKSNTIEPRLACIFEDVEKESQGSKRNRLIEKHYFAGVYKKSEDLWEEVLEYIDVVYDEDYLEHIYIMGDGASWIKSGVDVLGAKCHFVLDKFHLNQAIMRAIGHLGDSVSDARKAIYDGIRSEDKKAVNTVFDIALEYSDSENRKEQIRRTRVYISNHWEAIIRPNHDEYARMGCSAEGQVSHLLSSRLSSRPLGWSKEGVTKMARLRAYVANDGKVCDLIKYKQEKQHRMIQDEIKIEVDKEIKRKQKTYTDVWNHQTVAGSTRLVDGMYCLTKKLRGII; encoded by the coding sequence ATGCATATTAGTATACAACAATTTATGGAGATTGGTATCAAAAAGATTGAAAAAGTAGTAGAAAGTTTTATAAATGATGATCAAATGAATATTGGAGAGTTTGTTCTTGAGTTAGGAAAACCATTACAGGAGCTGCAACGAGAGATTATTGCAGAGACAATAGAAGGCATTGATGAGGTGTATAGAAAATCAGCATATCGAACCAGTCACTACGTGGTTGAACGTGCTAGGGTCCCTAATTCATTTACAAGCACATGCGGTGAGATCAAGTACAAAAGGACTTATTTTAAGTCGAAAGAAACAGGTGAATTCATATTTCTTGCAGATAAAGCATGTGGTATTACAAAAAACATGAGAAAAAGTGAAGATGTGGTTATAGAAGCCATAAAGCATGTTGTTGACACTAGCTATAGAATTAGTGGTGAACATGCAACGCATACAGAAGATATTATTAGTAAACAAGCGGTCATGAAAGAGGTTCATAGCTTAGAAATACCTGCATTAATACCCTTTGTAAAGAAAAAGAGACAGGTCAAAGTCCTATATATAAATGCTGATGAAGACCATGTATCCTTACAATTCAACAATAAAAAGGGAGATTTAAAAGTCGGAGAAAATGGCTATAAAAGCAACACAATAGAGCCACGTCTAGCATGTATTTTTGAGGATGTTGAGAAAGAAAGCCAAGGAAGTAAAAGAAATAGACTAATAGAAAAACACTACTTTGCAGGCGTTTACAAAAAGAGTGAAGACTTATGGGAAGAAGTGCTTGAATACATAGATGTGGTTTATGATGAAGACTATTTGGAACATATATACATCATGGGAGATGGCGCATCGTGGATAAAATCAGGAGTGGATGTGCTCGGGGCAAAGTGTCATTTTGTGCTTGATAAATTCCATTTAAACCAAGCAATTATGAGAGCCATAGGTCATCTTGGTGATTCAGTATCAGATGCAAGAAAGGCAATCTATGACGGCATAAGATCTGAGGATAAAAAAGCAGTCAATACAGTCTTTGACATAGCCCTTGAGTACTCAGATAGCGAGAATAGAAAAGAACAGATAAGAAGAACCAGGGTATACATAAGCAATCACTGGGAAGCCATAATAAGACCTAATCATGATGAATATGCAAGGATGGGTTGCAGTGCTGAAGGTCAAGTGAGCCACCTCCTCTCTTCAAGGTTAAGTAGCCGTCCGCTAGGATGGTCAAAGGAAGGTGTAACTAAGATGGCAAGACTTAGAGCTTATGTAGCCAATGATGGTAAAGTATGTGATTTGATTAAATACAAGCAAGAAAAACAGCACCGCATGATTCAAGATGAGATAAAAATAGAAGTAGATAAAGAGATCAAAAGGAAACAAAAGACCTATACAGATGTTTGGAACCATCAGACAGTCGCAGGTAGTACCCGGCTAGTAGATGGCATGTATTGTCTTACAAAGAAACTAAGGGGCATCATTTGA
- a CDS encoding aspartate dehydrogenase domain-containing protein — protein MDKLKLALIGCGKLNEIVAKALKDGYLPEYELVAVMGKDYDRAKAFAEHHGCMPCADINELMAFKPDFVAEAASVKSIQDYSETVLNGRSNLVVLSIGAFADQEFYERVKNTAARNNRRVYIASGAVGGFDILRTAALMSPITASISAQKAPGSLYHSPLYKDGLLEITKREQVFTGTTKEAIAILPTKVNVAVAIALASAGPENTIMNIDAVPGFEGDEYKIEIQGEEIRTELNIYSRTSKVAAWSVVAVLQNAVSPIVF, from the coding sequence ATGGATAAACTGAAATTAGCGCTAATTGGTTGCGGAAAGCTCAATGAAATCGTAGCCAAGGCATTGAAAGATGGCTACTTGCCAGAATATGAACTCGTTGCTGTAATGGGAAAAGATTATGATCGTGCCAAAGCATTTGCAGAACATCATGGCTGTATGCCTTGTGCGGACATTAACGAACTTATGGCGTTTAAACCAGATTTTGTAGCAGAAGCTGCATCTGTAAAATCAATACAAGATTATAGTGAAACCGTATTAAATGGTAGGTCCAATCTTGTTGTGCTATCAATTGGCGCATTTGCAGATCAAGAATTCTATGAACGCGTTAAAAATACAGCGGCACGTAACAACCGTCGGGTATATATTGCAAGCGGTGCGGTAGGCGGGTTTGATATTTTACGAACGGCTGCGCTTATGAGCCCTATAACAGCATCCATTAGCGCACAGAAAGCACCGGGATCCTTGTATCATTCACCACTATATAAAGATGGATTATTAGAGATCACAAAACGTGAGCAGGTATTTACAGGCACAACCAAAGAAGCTATTGCTATTCTTCCAACCAAGGTTAATGTAGCGGTGGCCATTGCTCTAGCCAGCGCAGGTCCTGAAAATACAATTATGAACATTGATGCAGTACCAGGGTTTGAAGGTGATGAATACAAAATTGAGATTCAAGGTGAAGAGATAAGAACTGAGCTGAATATATATTCGCGAACGAGCAAAGTAGCCGCTTGGAGTGTGGTAGCTGTTCTACAGAATGCCGTATCACCAATTGTTTTTTAG
- a CDS encoding DegV family protein — protein MAVKIVTDSTSYIPQSTLEALNITVVSLSVSFEDTNHLETEMDLDLFYSKLSSLDKLPTSSQPSTDDLYQAFMQHIEKGHEVVGIFLSSEMSGTYSTAYLVKNMILEIYPQASIELIDARTNCMEMGFVAIDAAQAAKEGKSSQEVVRIAHHTMKCTRFVFTPSTLEFLKKGGRIGNASSLLADILKIKPVLTVENGLTTTLAKIRTHKKALEYMLDVFTNEIKQYGYMDAIVHHIHSPNEAMAYAATIASIAGKTPQVIPIGAVIGTHVGPGTIGIAYRTQKPMR, from the coding sequence ATGGCGGTAAAAATTGTAACTGATAGTACTTCATATATACCTCAAAGCACCTTAGAGGCATTAAATATCACGGTGGTATCTTTAAGTGTCAGTTTTGAAGACACAAACCACCTAGAAACTGAAATGGACTTAGACTTATTTTATAGTAAGCTATCCTCATTGGACAAGCTTCCCACTTCTTCCCAGCCTTCGACAGATGATCTATATCAAGCATTTATGCAGCATATAGAAAAAGGCCATGAGGTCGTTGGTATATTTTTATCCTCAGAAATGAGTGGTACATACTCAACCGCATATCTTGTCAAAAATATGATTCTAGAAATCTACCCACAGGCTTCCATTGAGCTGATAGACGCCCGAACGAATTGCATGGAAATGGGCTTTGTTGCCATCGATGCCGCACAGGCCGCAAAAGAAGGGAAATCCAGTCAAGAAGTCGTTCGAATTGCGCATCATACGATGAAATGTACTCGATTCGTTTTTACCCCAAGTACTTTGGAATTCTTGAAAAAGGGTGGGCGAATCGGTAATGCCAGCTCTTTGCTGGCAGATATTTTGAAAATAAAGCCCGTATTGACTGTCGAAAATGGTTTGACAACCACCCTGGCAAAAATCAGAACACATAAGAAGGCATTAGAGTACATGCTCGACGTTTTTACCAATGAAATCAAACAATATGGCTATATGGACGCAATCGTTCATCATATCCATTCTCCAAATGAAGCGATGGCCTATGCGGCTACAATAGCCTCTATAGCTGGAAAAACACCTCAAGTGATTCCCATAGGCGCTGTCATTGGCACCCACGTTGGCCCTGGCACCATAGGTATAGCTTATCGTACTCAAAAGCCAATGCGCTAG